One genomic region from Mytilus trossulus isolate FHL-02 chromosome 9, PNRI_Mtr1.1.1.hap1, whole genome shotgun sequence encodes:
- the LOC134684163 gene encoding NADH dehydrogenase [ubiquinone] 1 alpha subcomplex assembly factor 4-like — translation MGNRISELLPTVSRSFKNYNIENRSHRFIQKDKLPAAPRHDSTADILDKFSKEHPELYEAQKVKDNVLDERLKTLHIDSTGKNQDIVAKKLPESRKETEDPEFGFDEPASIPEGRVTLRKTLEFILNHQKYPEEFTPEQVAKEYKLDPVQVKHVLKHFQTFELHVSNEFKKRNEKAVKYLSSQRQEPTVYKLAELTDLSKDKKTANK, via the coding sequence ATGGGAAACCGGATAAGTGAACTTTTACCTACTGTATCgagaagttttaaaaattacaacattgaaaatcgatcacacagatttattcaaaaGGACAAATTACCAGCTGCACCACGACATGACTCCACGGCAGACATACTAGACAAATTCTCGAAAGAACACCCCGAGTTATATGAAGCTCAAAAAGTCAAGGACAATGTGCTAGACGAACGTTTAAAAACATTACATATAGATTCAACTGGGAAAAATCAAGATATTGTGGCCAAAAAATTGCCTGAAAGTAGAAAAGAAACAGAAGACCCTGAATTCGGATTCGATGAACCTGCTTCAATACCAGAAGGAAGAGTGACTCTTCGTAAAACATTAGAATTTATATTGAATCATCAAAAATATCCTGAAGAATTCACACCAGAACAAGTTGCCAAGGAATATAAGTTGGATCCTGTTCAAGTCAAACatgtgttaaaacattttcagaCTTTTGAATTGCATGTATCTAATGAATTCAAGAAAAGGAATGAAAAAGCTGTGAAATATTTGTCCTCACAAAGACAAGAGCCTACTGTTTATAAGCTTGCTGAGTTGACTGAtttatcaaaagacaaaaaaacagcaaacaaataa